From Pseudodesulfovibrio nedwellii:
CAGATCCAGTCTGTTTACTTCCAGAGTCGATACGGAATCATCACCCAACTTCGCCAGGAAGTTGTTGTAATTCGGGTACTGGTAATAAGACAACGGCAACGTAAAAGTTTCCCGTTTGTCGCCCGTACGGAAGAACAGACGCTTGTCAGAAATGGCCAACTCGATTTCATCAGCGGTCAGCCACTTTTTCAACTCAGTAAGGTATTTCTTCTGGATGAGGATACCGTCTTCGGGAAGCATGGCGTAAATATCATCGTTTACAAAGTTGAGCATGGAAAATTGATGGCCGTTCAGACCACAGACTTCAACTTTCTTCTCACCCATGACTTCGCGCGGTGCCATATAAATACAAGCAATAGCTTCCATGGAATCTTCATCAGAAATACAGAAGGAGATCTTGTCGATGATCTCATGTAGGAAATCACCGGACCAGAAGACCGTTCCATTTTCAGGAAAACTGGAGAACTTCTGAAACCATTCTGGATCATTCACTGGGAATTTGTATTTTCTTGCTTTCTGTTCCACCAGGACATTCTGATTTTCTTCGTCCGTATGGATAGTCAGTTCTCCCTGACCGCTTTTGAGTTGCTTGACCAGATCATAGAATGCACGGCCTTGAACACCGGCAAGACCTTCACCCTCCAAGGTGGCCGGATAGGAACCCATGAACTCAAGATTGGAGTCCGTGCTCATGATATTCAAATTTCCATCTTCGCATTGTAACCAGATAGTGCGAAGGAATGCGGCGCCTGTTTTGGCCGGAATAATGTTGGCCGACTTCTGGAGTCCTTCAATGATTTCATCTCTGTTCACTTTCAGAAACATAAATAATATCTCCTTTATTGTGATTTATTAGGTCGGTTCCTTTGTTCCTAAGTAGTCTAACATGCGTAAATATTATGTTTTTTTACGCACACTCACTGTGTCTAATTTGGAACCTTTTTTTCGTAAAATGCTCTCAATTCACGTTTGTCACTACATGCGACATTTATTCTTCAACGTTTTCAACAGTTGTTTCAATTCAAAGTCATCTTCCTGTAATTGTTCGATTTTTTTTACCGAATAAAGGACTGTCGAGTGATCTTTTCCTCCAAACGTCCTTCCTAAAGCCGGATAGGATATACTGAGCATCTGACGGCAAAGATACATGGCAACCTGACGGGCTTGAGCAATATGCTGGTGCCGTTTGGTGCCGATAAGGTCTTTGACGTGGATGTTGAAATGTTCGGAAACCACGCTGAGAATTTTTTTTGGTGTAAGATCGTCCGTGGTTTTTTCCTCGGTGTTTGCGAGGATATGTTCAAAGTCTTTTTGTGTGAGATTCTGTTTAACCAATTCCTTGAAGGCGAACAGCTTGAGCAGAATACCCTGCAAGTAGCGAAAATCAGTGAATCGCTGCGCCAAGGTCAGAATTTGATCCTTGGTAAGGGTCAAACGTTTTGCACGCGCCTGACGCTGAATATAGCCCACTCTGATTTCAAGATCAGGTTCTTTCAGAGTGACGATAAGTCCCCATCCAAGCCTGGATTGCAGGCTGTCATCAAGAAAGTCGTAACTGGTTACCTTTTCACGGCAAGCTAATACCATTTGCTTTTTATTGTCGTAAAAGTGGTTGAAAATATTAACGAGTTCCTGTTGGAAATGAGGATGTTCCTTAATTTTCTGAAAGTCATCAATGAACAGGAAATCATATTCGAATAGATAATTTCTGGCTTTGAACGGGTCACCTTTGAATCGTATCGAGTACAGTGAATTTAGTTCATCCATGGATCCCATGAAGACTGTGGAATAATCAGTTTTTTTACTGATTTCATTTCCTACGGATTTGAGCAGGTGTGTTTTACCCGAACCACCTGGACCGCAGATAATGAACGGATTGAACAATGATCCGGTCTGCTTGGAAACTTCTTTGGCCGAAGCGATGGGAAAGTAGTTTTTCTTGTTGATCAGAAAGGTGTCAAAGGTAAATTCCTGACCAAACGGGAAGTCGATGCGTTTAACGACATCGGCAACCTGTACACCTTTAGGCTTGTCGGATGACTCACTGTCCCTGTAACTGACGAGATAGCCGTTTCCAAAGAACAGGTTGAGCTGGGCTTCAAACTTGTCTTGAATGTCAGTTTCGAACCATTTTGCAAAAAAAGTATGAGGAAATCCCACAGTCAGTCTTTTGTTTTCCTCTGAATACTCAAATTCAAGAGGATCAAACCAACGCTTGAGATCATCATCCGAGCATGTTTGAAGGAGATGTTGACGAAGTGGCTCTTTCACTGTGTGGTCTTTTTGTTAAGTGTCTATTTTTATACGTTGAAATTATTATTCGATGGAATTTTAAATGAGAGTCTAAAAAAAACCTCGAAATTTCTTAGGATCTATACATTATAATATAGCTAAAGCCAAGCTTTTCAGCCCGTATTAAGGGGAAAAACAGGCTGTTTTCCCCCACTTTTCCGTCCAATGTGTCTTACTTGTTGAAAACATGGTTTTCCCATGGTGTATCCTGTTTTATTTCCCACCAAAAAGAGTAATTTTTTATGTTGTGAAAAATACAGATCAACAACGGTGTTTTCCTTCGGGCAAAATTCGATTACAAGTGGTGAACCAATAACCATGATTCTCCCTGCGACAAATGTCGTCGAGATATAAAGTTCAGGAGGGGGGGCAGGGGTGTAATTCCAATCCACAGTGGTTCCCTGGCCACCGGAGGCAATGACATATGGCACAGTTTGAAGTGAATAAAACGGTCAAAGAGATTAACGAACGAATTCGTAAAGGCAAGGCCGTGGTGGTCAATGCCGAAGAAATGATTGCGATCGTGAAGAAGGAAGGCAAGGTCAAGGCAGCCCAGGAAGTGGATATTGTCACGACTGGAACCTTTTCTCCGATGTGTTCGTCAGGCTTGCTTTTTAATATAGGTCAGCAACCGCCGGTAATGAGAGTTTCCAAGCTTTGGCTGAATAACGTTCTTTGCTACTCAGGCATTGCCGCTGTAGACGCGTATTTAGGGGCCACAGAGGCTTCTGAAGACGATCCCCTTAACAAGGTTCATCCTGGCCGCTTTTCGTACGGTGGAGCGCATGTCATGGAAGATTTGCTCCGTGGCAAGGCTGTGCATCTCCGAGCCGAGTCTTATGGTACCGACTGTTATCCGCGTCGTGAACTGGACAAGGATGTGACTTTGGCTGATCTGCCGAATGCGGTCATGCTCAATCCGCGTAACTGCTATCAAAATTATAATGCGGCCGTGAACCTGACCAGCCGTACAATTTATACATACATGGGGCCGCTCAAGTCGAATTGTTCCAATGTCAATTTTGCCACGGCCGGCCATTTGTCGCCATTGTTCAATGATCCGTATTACCGGACTATTGGAATGGGAACGCGTATCTTCCTTGGTGGTGGTATCGGATATGTTATCGGAGAAGGCACCCAGCATGTGCAAAAGCCGAAACGGAATGAGCGAGGTCTGCCTGAAAATCCGTCTGGTACGCTTATGCTCAAGGGTGATTTCAAACAGATGGACGCCCGATATGTGCGTGCTCAGTCACTCATTGGCTACGGCGTGTCACTGGCAGTAGGCGTGGGTATACCCATTCCGATTCTCAACGAAGAGATGGCTTGGTTTACCGGTGTGTCTGATGCGGACATCACCATGCCGGTCAAGGATTATGGCTATGACTATCCCAACGGCATCCCCCGTGAATTGGCACGTGTCACCTTCGAGGAGCTGCGTAGTGGAGAAATAGAGGTCAATGGCAAGGCCACCTCGACTGTTCCTATTACAAGTTACACAATGTCTTTGGAAGTAGCTGACAAACTCAAGGATTGGATCGAAAAGGGTGAGTTCTTGCTTTCCGAAAAAGTAGACGACATCCCCAGCTTCTAATTAACCAGATATACAATAATAAAAGGCCTGCCGAGAAAACTCGGCAGGCCTTTTGTCTGCTCTCAATGAAATCTTTGTGTGACTCTAAAAAATGATATTATAAATGGAATTTTTCGAAGCACAAAAAAGTTTAGGAAAAGGAAAGGATGGGGTCTGGCTACATTCCTATCTCACTGCGACCCAACTTGAACAGATGGACACAAGCGTAACGGCTCCGGCCAATATCATGATTTGATCTGCGGGCAAAAATTGAATTTCGAACAGAAATGGTGGAAAATTGAAAATCTCTGCAATAAACGAATGAACCATAGCAAGCAGACCTATACCTGCCCCAGATCCAATGACCCCTTGAATAAATCCTCCAGTCAGTAATGGCCAGCGGATATACGCGGGTTTTGCACCAACCAATGATAGAATTTCGATTTCATCCATGCGGGTAAGCAGTGAAAGTTTGATGGTGTTGTGCACAACGAGCGAGACGATTAATCCAAGAAATCCAAGCACTGGCCAGATGATGGCATGCGACATGGTCCGCCAACTCTGGGCGAGATCCGCTTGAAATGGCGTATAATTGACTTTTGCCACAGCGGGTAAGGAATTGAGTTGTGTGAGCAATTTTTCAGCCCACCCGTTGTTCTGTGCATCTGGTGGGACGGCATACGAAGCCAGGCCGGAATAAGGAAGAGGATTGTTTTCTGCCAGCCAAGAGAAATCACCGGTTTCGCCAAGAGTTGTGGCCAGCTCGGTCAAAGCGCTTTGTGGTGTGAAAGTTTTGAACAACATCAGATGTTCCATGGACTTGATGACTTTCCAGTCTTCGAGCACGGCTTCGACTTTGGCGTCTGTTTTCCAGTAGATTTGAAATTCTACCTGGCCTCGAGATTTTAGGAGTTCGAGATTGATGTTGTGCAACCCTATGAGAATAAGGCCGGTGAGCAGTGTGACCATAGCCACGGCCACCAGAGTGAGCAACTGGGCAAAAGGATGGAGTCGAAGATCAGCAACGCCTCGTCCGGTGAGTCGGAGAAATTGGGCGATCATAAATTTACCTCGCCAAAAACACTTTCTTTCTCTTCTTCAGGAGCAGTACCGTTGACCTTTGTGATGCGTCCGTCCTCAAGGTGAAGGATCTTTGCATTGGGTACACATTTCAGAACTTCACGACTGTGCGTAGCCATGATGATCGATGTTCCATAGGTATGGAACTGTTTAAAAATTTCCATTAGATGCATGGTAAGATCGACATCAAGATTGCCGGTTGGTTCGTCAGCCAGAATGAGTTCCGGGTTAGCGACCATGGATCGTGCAATGGCAACACGTTGTTGTTCACCACCAGACAGTCGTTCACAGATGGAATAGCTTTTGGTTTCTAATCCCATAGCCCGTATAATAGCGCGAACTCGTCGTTCCAGATGTGTGCGTGGCATACCTCGAATTTCTAACGCCATAGCGACGTTGTCGAAGACTGTGCGGGTGGGTAAAATTTTGAAATCCTGAAAGACCACACCGACCTTGCGGCGCAGTTGCGGGATGTGTCGTTTTTTCAGATTATTCAGCTGGAATCCTGCGACGGATGCCCGGCCTCTGCACATTGGAAGAGCGCCGTACAGCAATCGTAACAAAGTGGTCTTGCCTGCCCCGGAATGGCCGGTCAGGAAAAGGAATTCACCTTTGCCCAGCGAGAACGAGATATCCTTGAGCGCCCAGTAGGCCCCGAAGTTGTATGAGAGATGTTCGACATTGACCATCATGCAGCTCTATGTACCCGTCCCTACAGTTTTTGTACAGCCTGTGCAGATCATGGCGTGTTACTTAATCATGATGTCTCAAGGACAGCATGCATTACATCCTGACATGTGTCTTCGTCAGGGACAAATGCGGTTTCACCGATAGCGACCACGGGACGCATGCCAACAATGGAGTTGAGAATATATGCATGTCGGAATGAATGCAGTTCGTCCAAAGGCAAACGGACAGGAATAATATCGAGAGTTTGCGAAGCTATGGCGAGGGCGGTTGAAGGAAGTCTGTAGGGAGAGTCTACGGTAACGAATGAACCTTCCTTTTTGAGGACAAGCGCACCAGTGGTGGCTTCAAGAAGATTGTCGTCCAGATCGAACAGAGCGGCATCATCAAACCCACGCGCCTTGGCCTGTTGCATGGCCAGATGAAAAAACATGTAGCTGGTCGTTTTGTGCGCATTGAGCGTGGAGACGTGGTGATCTTTGCAGACACAGAGTCGATACGCCTTGTAAGGTTTAGGGTCATGGGCAATAGCGGTGATAACAGGCGATGCGCCGTAGGTTTCCATGGGATAGAATATGTTGACCCGTGCAGTCTGGCCGGTCAATCCGTTACGGTTGAGAACTTGCTCGATGACTTCTTCGAAATTCGTAGTTTCATATTCTACGCCAAAGGATCGGAGTGAATAGAGAATACGGTCGAGATGCTGGTCAAGATGACAAATATTGTGTCCATTGTAGTAAATGGTTTCAAAAAAGCCTGCGCCATACCGGAAGGCCGGAGCACTTGGGTCGAGACTGACGGTTCCGAGCGTGTAGGTGTTGTTATAATAGTGGATCATGATTCTCCCAGCGCAAGAAATTTTTCTGCTTTGGCCATTGTCTCCTGATACTCTCTCACGGGATCTGAGTCCACAACGATACCGCTTCCGGCATATGAGTCGAGGACGTGTGTTTTCATGTCGAATGTCGCGGTACGAATGGCAATGGACGAATCCATGTTTCGTTCGTCTTCAATTATCACGATTGATCCGCAGTATATCCCCCGGCTGTGCGGCTCCAGTCGCTCTATGATCTCCATGGAACTCTTTTTTGGGCATCCGGTAATGGAGCCACCCGGA
This genomic window contains:
- the dnaN gene encoding DNA polymerase III subunit beta translates to MFLKVNRDEIIEGLQKSANIIPAKTGAAFLRTIWLQCEDGNLNIMSTDSNLEFMGSYPATLEGEGLAGVQGRAFYDLVKQLKSGQGELTIHTDEENQNVLVEQKARKYKFPVNDPEWFQKFSSFPENGTVFWSGDFLHEIIDKISFCISDEDSMEAIACIYMAPREVMGEKKVEVCGLNGHQFSMLNFVNDDIYAMLPEDGILIQKKYLTELKKWLTADEIELAISDKRLFFRTGDKRETFTLPLSYYQYPNYNNFLAKLGDDSVSTLEVNRLDLVDALSRVALFNTDSNRCAYFSFDGSEVTISAQGQETGTARESINATFNGDMQRIAFPTRNLIEILNHFNSDTVKFTLTGTEAPCGLTGVDDKDYQVIVMPMMIQEETYYTEENA
- a CDS encoding DnaA ATPase domain-containing protein, which translates into the protein MKEPLRQHLLQTCSDDDLKRWFDPLEFEYSEENKRLTVGFPHTFFAKWFETDIQDKFEAQLNLFFGNGYLVSYRDSESSDKPKGVQVADVVKRIDFPFGQEFTFDTFLINKKNYFPIASAKEVSKQTGSLFNPFIICGPGGSGKTHLLKSVGNEISKKTDYSTVFMGSMDELNSLYSIRFKGDPFKARNYLFEYDFLFIDDFQKIKEHPHFQQELVNIFNHFYDNKKQMVLACREKVTSYDFLDDSLQSRLGWGLIVTLKEPDLEIRVGYIQRQARAKRLTLTKDQILTLAQRFTDFRYLQGILLKLFAFKELVKQNLTQKDFEHILANTEEKTTDDLTPKKILSVVSEHFNIHVKDLIGTKRHQHIAQARQVAMYLCRQMLSISYPALGRTFGGKDHSTVLYSVKKIEQLQEDDFELKQLLKTLKNKCRM
- a CDS encoding homocysteine biosynthesis protein; translated protein: MAQFEVNKTVKEINERIRKGKAVVVNAEEMIAIVKKEGKVKAAQEVDIVTTGTFSPMCSSGLLFNIGQQPPVMRVSKLWLNNVLCYSGIAAVDAYLGATEASEDDPLNKVHPGRFSYGGAHVMEDLLRGKAVHLRAESYGTDCYPRRELDKDVTLADLPNAVMLNPRNCYQNYNAAVNLTSRTIYTYMGPLKSNCSNVNFATAGHLSPLFNDPYYRTIGMGTRIFLGGGIGYVIGEGTQHVQKPKRNERGLPENPSGTLMLKGDFKQMDARYVRAQSLIGYGVSLAVGVGIPIPILNEEMAWFTGVSDADITMPVKDYGYDYPNGIPRELARVTFEELRSGEIEVNGKATSTVPITSYTMSLEVADKLKDWIEKGEFLLSEKVDDIPSF
- a CDS encoding cell division protein FtsX, with the protein product MIAQFLRLTGRGVADLRLHPFAQLLTLVAVAMVTLLTGLILIGLHNINLELLKSRGQVEFQIYWKTDAKVEAVLEDWKVIKSMEHLMLFKTFTPQSALTELATTLGETGDFSWLAENNPLPYSGLASYAVPPDAQNNGWAEKLLTQLNSLPAVAKVNYTPFQADLAQSWRTMSHAIIWPVLGFLGLIVSLVVHNTIKLSLLTRMDEIEILSLVGAKPAYIRWPLLTGGFIQGVIGSGAGIGLLAMVHSFIAEIFNFPPFLFEIQFLPADQIMILAGAVTLVSICSSWVAVR
- the ftsE gene encoding cell division ATP-binding protein FtsE, with translation MVNVEHLSYNFGAYWALKDISFSLGKGEFLFLTGHSGAGKTTLLRLLYGALPMCRGRASVAGFQLNNLKKRHIPQLRRKVGVVFQDFKILPTRTVFDNVAMALEIRGMPRTHLERRVRAIIRAMGLETKSYSICERLSGGEQQRVAIARSMVANPELILADEPTGNLDVDLTMHLMEIFKQFHTYGTSIIMATHSREVLKCVPNAKILHLEDGRITKVNGTAPEEEKESVFGEVNL
- a CDS encoding aminotransferase class IV — its product is MIHYYNNTYTLGTVSLDPSAPAFRYGAGFFETIYYNGHNICHLDQHLDRILYSLRSFGVEYETTNFEEVIEQVLNRNGLTGQTARVNIFYPMETYGASPVITAIAHDPKPYKAYRLCVCKDHHVSTLNAHKTTSYMFFHLAMQQAKARGFDDAALFDLDDNLLEATTGALVLKKEGSFVTVDSPYRLPSTALAIASQTLDIIPVRLPLDELHSFRHAYILNSIVGMRPVVAIGETAFVPDEDTCQDVMHAVLETS